In Dermacentor variabilis isolate Ectoservices chromosome 7, ASM5094787v1, whole genome shotgun sequence, a genomic segment contains:
- the LOC142588771 gene encoding uncharacterized protein LOC142588771 produces MAYNYVRVFLNDRKATLTVGDLESKERTQGSAGTPQGSVIYPLLFNVVMLGLPSKLREIKGIHPATCAHDITIWADRGSDGQIDYALQMAINKVEEYLQGTGLKCSPSKSELFLYRPTRRGMPLKSYTGPRE; encoded by the coding sequence ATGGCCTACAACTACGTGAGGGTCTTTCTGAATGATCGCAAAGCCACCCTGACGGTTGGCGACCTCGAGTCCAAAGAACGAACCCAGGGAAGTGCAGGTaccccccagggctcagttataTATCCGCTCCTTTTCAACGTAGTCATGCTGGGTCTCCCCAGCAAACTACGGGAAATCAAAGGAATCCACCCCGCTACATGCGCACATGATATAACGATTTGGGCGGAccgcggcagtgacggccaaattgaTTACGCACTACAAATGGCCATTAACAAAGTCGAAGAGTACCTCCAAGGAACGGGCCTCAAATGTTCCCCGAGCAAGTCCGAACTATTCCTTTACCGGCCCACGCGCAGAGGCATGCCACTAAAGAGCTACACAGGACCCCGGGAGTAG